In the genome of Phlebotomus papatasi isolate M1 chromosome 2, Ppap_2.1, whole genome shotgun sequence, one region contains:
- the LOC129804921 gene encoding unconventional prefoldin RPB5 interactor-like protein: MDFLQKNLQEALQKNSEALARWASFRDEQVQAIENLYMYQKHLEVEIMVPIGNKALLPGVLYHTNEVMVTHFSGLQSKCTVQKAHEILHRRVEIANEHVKMLEAERDLMINRQELPFAQEAFSDASQQEILEEYDEEKEKAWREEHKKRMKEHKKREAEERKAGKVEDRDFEELMSRLDELEMIEEINSEFNDEEEENTTIPEAHQEVTEESPPPEPPSQEILQTKRKSLTFSDKDSVHMIKSHEAPCKVIKQPESLELNPDLTLYLEISHSPAVFTPPTNSQSEIASPADIYRLFSHCLESPDQPEACVPKSILKNREAVERETHLPEAATVIRDPIESRRRTREIISVDQSSILGDIKERNPEQKSTAETDSKKIPKRPMSRFKSCREANS; the protein is encoded by the coding sequence ATGGATTTCCTGCAGAAAAACCTCCAGGAAGCCTTGCAGAAAAATTCAGAGGCACTGGCCAGGTGGGCAAGCTTTCGGGATGAGCAGGTGCAAGCTATTGAAAATCTCTACATGTACCAGAAGCACCTGGAAGTGGAAATAATGGTGCCAATTGGGAATAAGGCATTGCTGCCGGGAGTGCTGTATCATACAAATGAAGTGATGGTCACTCATTTCAGTGGTCTCCAGTCCAAGTGTACAGTCCAAAAGGCACATGAGATATTGCATCGACGAGTGGAGATAGCCAATGAGCATGTCAAAATGCTGGAAGCTGAGCGGGATTTAATGATTAATCGCCAGGAGTTGCCATTTGCCCAGGAAGCCTTCTCCGATGCATCTCAGCAGGAGATTCTAGAGGAATACGATGAAGAGAAAGAAAAGGCATGGAGAGAGGAGCACAAGAAACGCATGAAGGAACACAAAAAGCGAGAAGCTGAAGAGAGGAAGGCTGGAAAAGTTGAGGATAGAGATTTTGAGGAGCTCATGTCTCGATTGGATGAACTAGAGATGATAGAAGAGATAAATAGTGAATTCAACGACGAAGAAGAAGAGAATACTACCATTCCTGAAGCACATCAAGAAGTTACAGAAGAATCCCCTCCTCCAGAGCCTCCAAGTCAAGAAATACTCCAAACCAAGAGGAAGTCTCTGACCTTCTCAGACAAGGACTCAGTCCATATGATCAAATCCCACGAGGCACCATGCAAAGTCATCAAACAGCCCGAAAGCCTGGAGCTCAATCCTGATCTTACTCTCTATTTGGAAATTTCTCATTCTCCCGCCGTTTTTACTCCTCCTACAAATTCCCAATCGGAGATTGCGAGTCCAGCTGACATCTATCGCCTGTTCAGTCATTGTCTGGAATCCCCTGATCAGCCAGAAGCCTGTGTGCCAAAGTCCATCCTGAAAAATCGGGAGGCAGTAGAAAGGGAGACTCATTTGCCTGAAGCTGCAACGGTAATCAGAGATCCTATTGAGAGTAGGAGACGGACCAGGGAGATCATTTCCGTTGATCAATCGAGTATTCTGGGGGACATCAAGGAGCGCAATCCAGAGCAGAAGAGCACAGCAGAAACAGATTCCaagaaaattccaaaacgtccGATGAGTCGGTTCAAAAGTTGCCGGGAAGCGAATTCCTAG
- the LOC129804897 gene encoding dolichyl-diphosphooligosaccharide--protein glycosyltransferase subunit 2 produces the protein MRQTYCILLLLLMHSMCSLADRTTNSYLSPTDERLQKVFLEGVKSNDLQTIYYSALNYGSRLSAAEKTALCTRAKSLHGESKLNEFEKNFYLIGIFAELKCSPPVASTVISALEAALAKDAATAPEVYFNFFAAKAAGIVLDDAAKLRVVKNLQAILKRDDSLSNLGHAFAVAAETGGNGLLLVDRVEDAIAQADEVDGRMLQFEGGLSVTALVLGGALKLTASQKKPQPISPAQATKFATYFLSRRSVQTAKGVHVLLDALTTLNQQKTITPICMQVIGNGQMQPDDLQVSVRVVDLLGNAVTPALDTVVASVNAKQGGASVVKDVKLALKGSDKTVFGLDLKAAKPSRGLYMADLTAGSFKQSVELKILGRVKVGSLEVGVGDSDSSSAVKKQSVEFPKTLTTPLSADSQQKVVMKVSLLDETTGKAISVHQAFVRFENGKTGEEIVFVAEQDTSKAYKFDMDVGARSGDFSHMSGKYLMELIVGDASLSNSFRWHVADINLKFSQDTMDRESAHESLYKPKKEIVHQFRVPEKRPARFVSDLFTGICCVPLLILLVIWIRLKVNISNFPLSLSAIGFHLGLGAILFLFFVFWLQLDMFTTIRYLLPLALFTFLCGNRFLRSVATKRSAHEK, from the exons ATGCGGCAGACAt ATTGCATTTTGCTGCTTCTGCTGATGCACTCCATGTGCTCATTGGCCGACCGAACGACCAACAGCTACCTCAGTCCCACAGATGAGCGCCTGCAGAAGGTATTCCTGGAGGGTGTCAAGTCCAATGATTTGCAGACAATCTACTACTCAGCCCTCAACTACGGTTCCCGATTGTCAGCAGCTGAGAAAACAGCCCTCTGCACCCGCGCCAAAAGCCTCCATGGGGAATCGAAGCTCAATGAGTTCGAGAAGAACTTTTACCTCATTGGTATCTTCGCTGAGCTGAAATGCAGTCCTCCAGTGGCCTCCACTGTCATCTCAGCCCTCGAGGCAGCTCTGGCCAAGGATGCTGCCACAGCTCCTGAGGTCTACTTCAACTTCTTCGCTGCCAAGGCTGCTGGAATCGTCCTTGATGACGCTGCAAAATTGCGCGTGGTGAAAAATCTTCAGGCCATCCTCAAGAGGGATGATTCCCTGTCGAATCTTGGGCATGCTTTCGCAGTGGCTGCAGAAACCGGCGGAAATGGGCTTCTACTGGTGGATCGAGTGGAGGATGCAATTGCCCAGGCAGATGAG GTTGATGGTCGAATGCTCCAGTTTGAGGGCGGATTGAGTGTTACAGCTCTGGTTCTGGGTGGTGCTCTGAAGTTGACAGCTTCACAGAAGAAGCCTCAACCTATCTCGCCTGCCCAGGCCACAAAGTTCGCCACTTACTTCCTCTCGAGGCGTTCCGTGCAGACGGCCAAGGGAGTCCATGTGCTCCTTGATGCCCTCACAACACTCAATCAGCAGAAGACCATTACTCCAATCTGTATGCAAGTGATTGGGAACGGACAGATGCAGCCGGATGATCTGCAAGTGAGCGTTCGGGTGGTGGATTTGCTGGGAAATGCTGTGACTCCGGCCCTTGATACAGTTGTCGCTTCGGTTAATGCTAAACAAGGTGGCGCTTCGGTGGTTAAGGATGTGAAGTTAGCACTGAAGGGATCGGATAAAACCGTTTTTGGGCTGGATCTGAAGGCAGCAAAGCCTTCTAGAGGTCTGTACATGGCTGATTTGACGGCAGGATCTTTTAAGCAGAGTGTTGAGTTGAAAATTCTGGGGAGAGTTAAAGTGGGAAGTTTGGAGGTAGGAGTTGGGGATTCCGACAGTAGTTCAGCTGTAAAGAAGCAATCTGTGGAATTTCCCAAGACACTAACCACACCACTTAGTGCAGACTCACAGCAGAAGGTAGTGATGAAGGTGTCTCTGCTAGATGAGACCACAGGTAAGGCAATTTCTGTCCATCAGGCTTTTGTACGGTTCGAAAATGGAAAAACCGGCGAGGAGATTGTCTTTGTGGCTGAGCAGGATACCAGCAAAGCCTACAAATTCGATATGGATGTTGGAGCAAGAAGTGGAGATTTCTCACATATGTCTGGGAAGTATCTTATGGAATTGATTGTGGGGGATGCTTCACTGTCAAATTCCTTCCGTTGGCATGTAGCTGACATCAACCTGAAGTTCTCTCAGGACACCATGGacagggaaagtgcccatgagTCACTGTACAAGCCCAAAAAAGAGATTGTACATCAGTTCCGGGTGCCAGAGAAGCGACCAGCACGCTTCGTTTCTGATCTCTTCACTGGAATCTGCTGTGTTCCTCTACTGATCTTGTTGGTGATTTGGATCAGGCTCAAAGTCAACATTTCCAACTTTCCACTTTCTCTCTCAGCCATTGGCTTTCATCTGGGCTTGGGTGCGATATTATTCCTTTTCTTTGTCTTTTGGCTGCAACTGGACATGTTCACGACGATTCGGTACCTTCTGCCGCTGGCTCTGTTCACTTTCCTCTGTGGCAATCGCTTCCTGAGATCAGTAGCGACCAAGAGGAGTGCGCATGAAAAGTGA